A window from Chryseobacterium vaccae encodes these proteins:
- the lgt gene encoding prolipoprotein diacylglyceryl transferase: MNLLYINWDVDPEIINIFGFPLKYYGLLFFAGLVLCYMILKKIYKEEKLSNQAHEALFSYAVIGILAGARLGHCLFYDFDYYSQHPLEIILPIQKGPDGAYFFSGYAGLASHGGGIGLIIMLLIYARKYSIKFMKILDIIAIATPLAGGFIRLANLMNSEIIGTPSNAPWAFIFRRVDDIPRHPAQLYEAISYFLIFSLVYFIYKKGMFKVGKGFYFGISSLLIFVMRLLIEFIKVDQVSFEQGMSLNMGQLLSIPFILLGLFFVIKSIRDKDEIKVS; the protein is encoded by the coding sequence ATGAATTTACTGTACATTAACTGGGATGTAGATCCCGAGATTATCAACATATTTGGATTTCCTCTTAAATATTATGGTTTATTATTTTTCGCAGGACTTGTTTTGTGCTATATGATCTTAAAAAAGATTTATAAAGAGGAGAAACTCAGCAATCAGGCTCATGAAGCCCTTTTTTCTTACGCTGTCATTGGTATTCTGGCAGGGGCAAGATTGGGACACTGCCTGTTTTATGATTTTGATTACTATTCCCAGCATCCGCTTGAAATTATCCTGCCTATCCAAAAGGGACCGGACGGAGCTTACTTCTTCTCCGGATATGCGGGACTGGCAAGCCATGGCGGAGGAATCGGGCTGATCATCATGCTTCTTATTTATGCCAGAAAATATTCTATTAAGTTTATGAAAATTCTGGATATTATTGCGATTGCCACCCCTCTGGCCGGAGGTTTTATCAGACTGGCCAACCTGATGAATTCTGAAATTATCGGAACTCCTTCCAATGCTCCCTGGGCATTTATTTTCCGCAGAGTAGATGATATTCCAAGGCATCCTGCCCAGCTTTATGAAGCCATTTCTTACTTTTTGATTTTCTCTTTGGTTTATTTTATTTACAAAAAAGGAATGTTCAAAGTCGGAAAAGGTTTTTATTTCGGAATAAGTTCACTACTGATCTTCGTTATGCGACTGCTTATTGAGTTCATCAAAGTAGATCAGGTGAGTTTTGAACAGGGAATGAGCCTGAATATGGGCCAGCTTCTAAGTATTCCTTTTATTCTTCTGGGACTGTTTTTTGTGATCAAAAGCATCCGGGATAAAGATGAAATAAAGGTTTCATAA